One Burkholderia gladioli genomic window, GCGGTCCCGCCGCCGATGCCGAGGCCTTCGATGAAGCCGAGGAACCGGCCGGTGAAGCAAGCGGCGAAGCGCGCCCCAACCCGTTCGCGGCGCTCGAGGCGCTCAAGCGGGACGGCGACAAGAAACACTGAGGTAGGTTGGAGCACGGGAAGGCGTCGGGCGGTAGTGCCCGGGTAGGATGGCGCCGGATCGGGCTGTGTTAGAATCCGGAAAATTTTTAGGAGTTAGTCATGGCAGTTCAGCAAAACAAGAAGTCGCCGTCCAAGCGCGGCATGCACCGTTCGCACGATTTCCTGACGACCACCCCGCTGGCCGTCGAGCCGAGCACGGGTGAAGTGCATATGCGTCACCACATCAGCCCGAACGGCTACTATCGCGGCAAGAAAGTCGTCAAGACGAAGAACGACTAAGCACGTTTCGTCGCGCTCGCCCGCATGCTTTCGGGCTCATCCAGCGTGACGACCGGTTCGCTTGACACTTTCCTGGCTCAACAAGAAGGCGGCATTCAACTGCCGCTTTTTTGTGCCTGAAATTCGTCGCACTCCATGACAGTAAAGCTCACGATCGATTGCATGGGAGGCGACCACGGCCCGTCCGTGACCGTTCCCGCGGCAGTCAAGTTTGTGCGTGCGCATCCCGATGCGCACCTGATGCTGGTCGGCATCGATACCGCGATCCGCGCCCAGCTCAAGAAACTCAAGGCGCTCGACGATCCCTCGCTGTCGATTGTTCCGGCCACGGAAGTCGTCGCGATGGACGATTCCGTCGAGGTCGCGCTGCGCCGGAAGAAAGATTCCTCGATGCGCGTCGCGCTGAACCACGTCAAGGACGGCGAGGCGCAGGCCTGCGTCTCGGCCGGCAACACCGGCGCCCTGATGGCCGTGTCGCGCTACGTGCTCAAGACGCTGCCCGGCATCGAGCGGCCGGCGATCGCGTTCGCGCTGCCGAATCCGACCGGCTACACGATGATGCTCGACCTCGGCGCCAACGTCGATTGCGAGCCTCAGCATCTGCTGCAGTTCGCCGAAATGGGGCATGCGCTGGTCGCGGCCCTGGAGGGCAAGGATCGTCCGACGATCGGCCTGCTCAACATCGGCGAGGAGATGATCAAGGGCAACGACACGATCAAGCGCGCCGGCGAACTGCTGCGCGCCAGCACGCTGAACTTCCGCGGTAACGTCGAAGGCGACGACATCTACAAGGGTACGGTGGACGTGATCGTCTGCGACGGCTTTGTCGGCAATGTCGCGCTCAAGACCTCGGAAGGCCTGGCGCAGATGCTCGCCAACATCATCAAGGAAGAGTTCAGCCGCTCGCTGATGAGCAAGCTGATGGCCGTGCTCGCGCTGCCGGTGCTGCTGCGCTTCAAGCGCCGCGTCGATCACCGCCAGTACAACGGCGCGGCCTTGCTGGGCCTGCGCAGCCTGGTGATCAAGAGCCACGGTTCGGCCGATGCCTACGCGTTTGAGTGGGCCATCAAACGCGGGTATGATGCGGTCAAAAATGGCGTGCTGGAGCGCCTTTCCCGGGCCATGGCGGAAAACGCGATGCCGCTTGGCGAAAGCGGTCACGACGCGGGCGGTGCCGGTCAGGCAGGTCCGTCTGCAGGCCAGCAGGCCGAGCCTTCCGCCGCTTTATCCTCTAAAGCTTAAATGGCCCAATCGACTCTCTATTCCCGCGTGCTCGGCACGGGCAGCTACCTGCCGCCCAACCGAGTCACGAACCAGGCGCTCGCCGAGCGTCTCGCGAAGGACGGCATCGAAACCAGCGACGAATGGATCGTGGCGCGCACCGGCATCCATGCGCGCCATTTCGCCGATCCCGACGTGACCACCAGCGATCTCGCGCTGATCGCCGCGCAGCGCGCCATCGAGGCGGCCGACATCGATCCGCAGTCGATCGATCTGATCATTGTCGCCACGTCCACCCCTGATTTCGTTTTTCCCAGCACTGCCTGCCTGCTGCAGAATAAGCTCGGCATCCGCAACGGCGGTGCCGCGTTCGACGTGCAGGCGGTCTGCTCGGGCTTCGCCTACGCGATCGCCACGGCCGACAGCTTCATCCGCAGTGGCCAGCATCGCAACGCGCTGGTGATCGGGGCGGAAACCTTCTCGCGCATCCTCGATTTCAAGGATCGGACCACTTGCGTGCTGTTCGGCGACGGTGCCGGCGCGGTGGTGCTGTCGGCCTCCGAGGAGCCCGGCATCCTGGGCAGCGCGCTGCATGCCGACGGCAGCTACTCGCACATCCTCTGCACGCCCGGCAACGTCAACGGCGGCGTGATCGCGGGCAGCGCCTTCCTGCACATGGACGGCCAGGCGGTGTTCAAGCTCGCCGTGAACGTGCTGGAGAAGGTCGCTGTCGAGGCGCTGGAGAAGGCCGGCCTCACGGCCGACCAGGTCGATTGGCTGATTCCGCACCAGGCCAATATCCGTATCATGACCAGCACCTGCCGCAAGCTCGGGCTGCCGCAGGAGCGCATGGTCGTCACCGTCGGCGAGCACGGCAACACCTCGGCCGCCTCGATCCCGCTCGCGCTCGACGTGGCGGTGCGCGACGGCCGCATCCAGCGCGGCCAGACCGTGCTGATCGAAGGCGTCGGCGGCGGCTTCACGTGGGGCGCTTCGGTATTCCGCTTCTGAGCGGCCGCGCCTTGCCGGCAGGCGCGCCCGATCGGCGCGCGGTCTGAACGTTTCAAAAGAGGACGAGATGAAATTCGCATTTGTTTTCCCCGGGCAGGGTTCGCAGGCGGTCGGCATGCTCAACGCATTCGCCGAGCTCGCCGTGGTGCGCGAGACCGTGCAGGAGGCGTCCGATGCACTGGGCCAGGATCTCGGCAAGCTGATCGCCGAGGGGCCGGCCGAAGAACTCAACCTGACCACCAACACGCAGCCGGTGATGCTGACCGCCGCCTACGCCTGCTATCGCGCCTGGCAAGAGGCGGGCGGCCCGGCGCCGTCGATCGTCGCGGGCCACAGCCTGGGCGAATACACGGCGCTGGTGGCGGCCGGCGCGCTGGCTTTCCGCGATGCGGTGCCGCTGGTGCGATTCCGCGCCCAGGCGATGCAGAACGCGGTGCCGGTCGGCGAGGGCGGCATGGCCGCGATCCTCGGCCTGGACGACGACACGGTGCGCGCGGTCTGCGCGGAAGCCGCGGCGGCCGGCGTGGTCGAGGCGGTCAACTTCAATGCGCCCGCGCAGGTGGTGATCGCCGGCGCCAAGGCCGCGGTCGAGAAGGCCTGCGAGATCGCCAAGGCGAAGGGCGCCAAGCGCGCGCTGCCGTTGCCGGTGTCGGCGCCGTTCCATTCCTCGCTGCTCAAGCCGGCTTCCGATCAACTGCGCGAC contains:
- the rpmF gene encoding 50S ribosomal protein L32, which gives rise to MAVQQNKKSPSKRGMHRSHDFLTTTPLAVEPSTGEVHMRHHISPNGYYRGKKVVKTKND
- the plsX gene encoding phosphate acyltransferase PlsX, translating into MTVKLTIDCMGGDHGPSVTVPAAVKFVRAHPDAHLMLVGIDTAIRAQLKKLKALDDPSLSIVPATEVVAMDDSVEVALRRKKDSSMRVALNHVKDGEAQACVSAGNTGALMAVSRYVLKTLPGIERPAIAFALPNPTGYTMMLDLGANVDCEPQHLLQFAEMGHALVAALEGKDRPTIGLLNIGEEMIKGNDTIKRAGELLRASTLNFRGNVEGDDIYKGTVDVIVCDGFVGNVALKTSEGLAQMLANIIKEEFSRSLMSKLMAVLALPVLLRFKRRVDHRQYNGAALLGLRSLVIKSHGSADAYAFEWAIKRGYDAVKNGVLERLSRAMAENAMPLGESGHDAGGAGQAGPSAGQQAEPSAALSSKA
- a CDS encoding beta-ketoacyl-ACP synthase III, whose product is MAQSTLYSRVLGTGSYLPPNRVTNQALAERLAKDGIETSDEWIVARTGIHARHFADPDVTTSDLALIAAQRAIEAADIDPQSIDLIIVATSTPDFVFPSTACLLQNKLGIRNGGAAFDVQAVCSGFAYAIATADSFIRSGQHRNALVIGAETFSRILDFKDRTTCVLFGDGAGAVVLSASEEPGILGSALHADGSYSHILCTPGNVNGGVIAGSAFLHMDGQAVFKLAVNVLEKVAVEALEKAGLTADQVDWLIPHQANIRIMTSTCRKLGLPQERMVVTVGEHGNTSAASIPLALDVAVRDGRIQRGQTVLIEGVGGGFTWGASVFRF
- the fabD gene encoding ACP S-malonyltransferase produces the protein MKFAFVFPGQGSQAVGMLNAFAELAVVRETVQEASDALGQDLGKLIAEGPAEELNLTTNTQPVMLTAAYACYRAWQEAGGPAPSIVAGHSLGEYTALVAAGALAFRDAVPLVRFRAQAMQNAVPVGEGGMAAILGLDDDTVRAVCAEAAAAGVVEAVNFNAPAQVVIAGAKAAVEKACEIAKAKGAKRALPLPVSAPFHSSLLKPASDQLRDYLATVTIDAPRIPVVNNIDVAVVSDPAAIKDALVRQAAGPVRWVECVRHIAGTGVTQLVECGPGKVLTGLTKRIDGELAGAAVYDPATLDDVLKLVTA